In the Eremothecium cymbalariae DBVPG#7215 chromosome 7, complete sequence genome, one interval contains:
- the ESF2 gene encoding RNA-binding ATPase activator ESF2 (similar to Ashbya gossypii ABR121C) yields MHDSDNDSRDFSSDEEENILFPDKRAVRNDVFSGKLEEHTDDQHTDDEQSDGDEDEEKTYGIYNDPTERGIEIEDVHPNASNNESSENQEGKSISDEAELERRKQEKLKSIKKFKAAKKLKHKTGVIYLSKIPPYMKPAKLRQILSRFGEVDRLFLKREDDQTYKQRVKGGGNKKTMFKEGWAEYIRKKDAKLCAITLNGNIIGGKKGNFYHDDIMNVKYLSGFKWADLTEQIAKENDIRQSKLQLEISQANKLNAEFIRNVEKSKMIKNIKLKRNVDTDEDVRRSFKQRRITSTRTAAPDSQKQEPSKQLDSVIYNLF; encoded by the coding sequence ATGCATGACAGTGACAATGATTCCAGAGATTTTTCATCtgatgaggaggagaaTATCTTGTTTCCTGACAAGAGAGCTGTTAGGAACGATGTGTTTAGCGGTAAATTAGAAGAGCATACTGACGATCAGCATACTGACGATGAGCAGTCTGATGGagatgaagacgaagaaaaAACTTACGGTATATACAATGATCCTACCGAAAGAGGTATAGAGATTGAAGATGTGCATCCGAATGCATCAAACAACGAAAGTTCCGAAAATCAGGAAGGTAAGTCCATCTCTGATGAGGCAGAACTAGAAAGACGAAAGCaggagaagttgaagagCATAAAGAAGTTCAAGGCCGCAAAAAAGCTAAAGCATAAGACTGGCGtaatatatctatctaaAATTCCTCCTTATATGAAGCCTGCGAAGCTAAGGCAGATTTTAAGTCGATTTGGGGAAGTAGATAgattgtttttgaaaagagagGACGACCAAACATATAAACAGCGTGTTAAAGGCGGTGGTAATAAGAAAACCATGTTCAAGGAAGGTTGGGCAGAATATATTAGGAAAAAAGACGCCAAATTATGTGCAATAACGTTGAATGGGAACATCATAGGTGGTAAAAAGGGGAATTTCTATCACGATGATATCATGAATGTTAAATATCTTTCAGGTTTCAAATGGGCCGATTTAACAGAGCAAATTGCGAAAGAAAATGACATCAGGCAGTCTAAACTACAATTAGAGATTTCGCAGGCCAATAAGTTGAATGCTGAATTCATTCgaaatgttgaaaagaGTAAGATGATTAAGAACATTAAATTAAAGAGAAACGTTGACACAGACGAAGATGTACGTAGATCTTTTAAGCAGAGACGGATTACTTCCACTAGGACTGCAGCACCAGACTCCCAAAAGCAAGAACCTTCAAAACAATTGGATAgtgttatatataacttaTTCTAA
- a CDS encoding pyridoxal 5'-phosphate synthase subunit PdxS (similar to Ashbya gossypii ABR122C), with protein sequence MSAEYKLKVGLAQMLKGGVIMDVVTPEQAKVAERAGACAVMALERIPADMRKCGEVCRMSDPQMIKDIMDSVSIPVMAKVRIGHTVEAVILQELGVDYIDESEVLTPADMSDHIKKNDYKVPFVCGAKTLGEALRRINEGAAFIRSKGEAGTGDVSEAVKHIKSIYSQIAWCKENLVTKEDFENHAKELRVPVSLLEQTVELGKLPVVTFAAGGVATPADAALLMQLGCEGIFVGSGIFKSSNPEKLARAIVQATTHYASPAKLLEVSRDLGVAMPGTTIASITKENGTRLSEIGW encoded by the coding sequence ATGTCTGCGGAATACAAGTTAAAGGTCGGTTTAGCACAGATGCTGAAAGGTGGTGTTATCATGGATGTGGTCACTCCAGAGCAGGCAAAGGTTGCGGAAAGAGCAGGTGCTTGCGCCGTTATGGCGTTGGAGCGTATTCCAGCGGACATGAGAAAATGTGGGGAAGTTTGCAGGATGTCTGATCCCCAGATGATCAAGGATATTATGGATAGTGTTTCGATTCCTGTGATGGCTAAGGTGAGAATTGGCCACACCGTTGAGGCGGTGATCTTGCAGGAATTGGGTGTAGACTACATCGACGAAAGTGAGGTGTTGACACCAGCTGATATGTCGGATCACATCAAAAAGAACGATTATAAGGTTCCTTTTGTTTGTGGTGCGAAAACCCTTGGTGAAGCGTTGAGGAGAATTAACGAGGGTGCTGCATTTATACGTTCCAAGGGTGAAGCTGGAACAGGAGATGTCAGCGAGGCGGTGAAACACATCAAATCGATTTACTCTCAGATTGCTTGGTGCAAGGAGAATCTTGTAACTAaggaagattttgaaaaccatGCCAAGGAGTTGCGTGTTCCAGTTAGCTTGCTAGAACAGACTGTTGAATTGGGCAAATTGCCTGTGGTTACCTTTGCTGCAGGTGGTGTGGCTACACCAGCTGATGCTGCTTTGTTAATGCAATTGGGTTGCGAAGGTATTTTCGTTGGATCTGGAATCTTTAAGTCCTCAAACCCAGAGAAATTGGCCCGTGCTATTGTCCAGGCTACTACGCACTATGCTTCTCCAGCTAAGCTACTAGAGGTATCTCGTGACTTGGGAGTTGCCATGCCAGGCACTACCATTGCTTCAATTACGAAGGAGAATGGTACAAGATTATCCGAAATTGGTTGGTAA
- the BRE5 gene encoding Bre5p (similar to Ashbya gossypii ABR118C), which translates to MTTANVQDIGYAFLKTYYQRMHNDPSKLFHLYSNTAELTQINYQVNLNTKTDILPTVKVIGKENISKFYSRNNKMVQDVRVKIDACDFQSTGSSNNGILILAMGEICWSNTPTYRFCQTFVLHPVGNNNKMYDVTNDIIRFIPDILKDIVPESPGSTFSQSTPSNIKKEGSTKETTAKISSSTKEDEDTKKDREKEKEKEREKEKQKEKEKEKDIERERERERERDRRREHKNEERKEDVIGAAKETLVHSKAEKEEEDPVATFTAKETSKSHHNSRISDSNREDMKTVPRSKDDVKDEERKQLMKSESDVPKKMNWASQLTNSDSKIVPNVTTNYTRVPPEPAKTPDRRTPPPNGNSKANSKKTKHISVPNKDGYYPVYIRNTGGVTNKELTDTLEREFGVVKKISAQESFAVIDFEDPHCQQDAIRMHTLKISNTTVYMEPKTEKKRGPPASSISASTSPTSINGSRSNKKHSNRRKD; encoded by the coding sequence ATGACTACTGCTAATGTTCAGGACATAGGCTACGCCTTCCTAAAGACATATTACCAAAGGATGCATAATGATCCTTCTAAACTTTTTCACTTGTACTCCAATACAGCTGAATTGACCCAGATTAACTACCAAGTAAATCTCAACACCAAGACGGATATACTACCCACAGTCAAGGTTATCggcaaagaaaatattagtAAGTTTTATAGCAGAAACAATAAGATGGTGCAAGATGTTCGAGTGAAGATTGATGCTTGTGATTTTCAGTCGACTGGCTCTAGTAACAATGGGATCTTGATCTTAGCAATGGGCGAAATATGCTGGAGCAATACTCCAACTTACAGATTCTGTCAAACGTTTGTTTTACACCCTGTGGGcaacaataacaaaatGTACGATGTTACTAACGACATCATACGCTTTATCCCGGATATTCTAAAGGATATCGTTCCTGAGTCTCCTGGTTCCACTTTTTCACAATCTACTCCTTCTAATATAAAGAAGGAAGGGTCTACTAAAGAGACTACAGCAAAAATTTCCTCTTCTACGAAGGAAGACGAGGATACAAAGAAAGACAGagagaaggagaaggagaaggagagggagaaggagaagcagaaggagaaggagaaggagaaggacATTGAGAGGGAGAGGGAGAGGGAGAGGGAGAGGGATAGAAGGAGGGAGCACAAGAAcgaagaaagaaaagaagatgttATTGGGGCAGCTAAAGAAACTCTAGTACATTCAAAGGCTGAgaaggaggaagaagatcCAGTAGCTACCTTTACTGCCAAAGAAACCTCGAAAAGCCATCACAATTCTAGAATCTCAGATTCTAATAGAGAAGATATGAAGACAGTTCCAAGGTCTAAAGATGATGTTAAAGACGAAGAAAGGAAGCAATTGATGAAGTCTGAGTCTGATGTTCCTAAAAAAATGAATTGGGCATCCCAGTTGACCAATTCAGACTCGAAAATAGTCCCTAATGTCACTACTAACTATACTAGGGTACCTCCAGAACCTGCTAAAACCCCAGATAGAAGGACTCCCCCACCAAACGGGAATTCTAAAGCGAACAGCAAGAAGACTAAACATATAAGCGTTCCTAACAAGGATGGTTATTATCCAGTATACATTCGTAACACTGGTGGCGTAACAAATAAAGAGTTGACGGATACTCTAGAAAGAGAGTTCGGTGTcgtcaaaaaaatatctgCACAAGAATCTTTTGCGGTAATCGACTTCGAAGACCCACACTGTCAGCAAGACGCTATCAGGATGCATACCTTGAAGATCAGTAACACAACGGTATATATGGAACctaaaacagaaaagaaaagggGACCTCCTGCATCCTCTATTTCCGCATCAACCTCTCCAACATCAATCAACGGCAGTCGTTCAAACAAAAAGCATTCAAATCGAAGGAAAGATTGA
- the OCA4 gene encoding Oca4p (similar to Ashbya gossypii ABR117C) — MLVPPANFGIAEEGIYRCSRIETINLSFLEVLTLKSIVFVGGQEPSKFFREFFERCNVQLFVIKRVQTSSTLAPPRNSVTKEQPVEESDFSSGCQSVSQYKLSDSDDLMIIKSTSLQKIFRLIMDTTNHNTLLVDKTSVVIGLLRRILKWNISSIISEYRLYTGKNSNYFAETFLEVINVNIIQNMEKSVREDVSRLDIHDDTNTIDTERKTSSRKVINEADLSMEPELPQHILTIIDQVQEHTSKEEGSLVSMDVQRVPSSKGIFGNRYRLAFNKRELSEYEYYRSDSSNAVKITIPRESLLPEWFKLQRDLWEQENTKQVHNFYTERIFI; from the exons ATGCTTGTGCCACCTGCTAACTTTGGCATTGCCGAAGAGGGAATAT ATAGATGTTCAAGGATAGAGACAATTAACCTATCTTTCCTTGAAGTACTGACATTGAAGTCAATAGTGTTTGTTGGGGGGCAAgaaccttcaaaatttttcaggGAATTCTTTGAGAGATGTAATGTTCAACTGTTTGTTATTAAACGAGTGCAGACTTCGTCCACGTTGGCCCCCCCTAGAAACAGTGTAACCAAGGAGCAGCCAGTTGAAGAGTCTGATTTCAGCAGCGGATGCCAATCAGTGTCTCAATATAAGCTGAGCGATTCTGATGATCTCATGATCATCAAAAGTACTAGTCTGCAGAAGATCTTTCGGTTAATAATGGACACAACTAACCACAACACCCTGTTAGTTGATAAAACTTCTGTTGTTATAGGACTCCTGAGGAGAATACTAAAATGGAACATATCATCTATAATTAGCGAGTACAGACTTTACACAGGCAAAAATAGCAATTATTTTGCAGAAACGTTCCTAGAAGTCATCAACGTGAATATAATCCAAAACATGGAGAAGTCTGTCAGAGAGGATGTATCTCGGCTGGACATCCATGACGATACGAATACCATCGATACGGAGCGGAAAACATCATCCCGAAAAGTGATAAACGAAGCTGATCTGTCTATGGAACCTGAGCTGCCGCAGCACATCTTAACAATCATAGATCAAGTACAAGAACACACCAGCAAGGAGGAAGGTAGTTTGGTTTCAATGGACGTCCAAAGAGTTCCTTCCTCTAAAGGTATATTTGGAAACCGATATCGTCTCGCATTCAATAAACGTGAACTATCTGAATATGAATACTACCGCAGTGATAGCTCCAACGCGGTAAAAATAACCATCCCAAGAGAATCGTTGCTACCGGAATGGTTCAAACTCCAGAGGGACTTATGGGAACAAGAAAACACTAAACAGGTGCACAACTTCTATACAGAGCGAATTTTTATCTAA
- a CDS encoding pyridoxal 5'-phosphate synthase subunit PdxT (similar to Ashbya gossypii ABR123W), producing the protein MEKTIGVLALQGSFNEHIECLKKCVDEKGYNIEVLTVKTIEQLLKCDSLVIPGGESTTISQIAERTGLYDHLYKFVRTEGKSVWGTCAGMIFLARDVRNQANLLKPLGALDVAVDRNAFGRQLDSFVSDCDFSFWGTQEDSFSAVFIRAPIVSEIYNNERVQVLHKVEKNGQEYIVAVRQGKILGTSFHPELGSDIRFHNWFIEEFVLK; encoded by the coding sequence ATGGAAAAGACCATCGGTGTGCTAGCGCTACAAGGATCCTTCAACGAACACATTGAGTGCTTGAAGAAGTGTGTGGATGAAAAAGGCTATAATATTGAAGTTTTAACCGTTAAAACTATAGAACAGCTGCTGAAATGTGATTCGTTGGTTATTCCAGGTGGAGAATCGACCACAATATCCCAGATTGCAGAAAGAACAGGGCTGTATGATCACCTGTATAAATTTGTACGAACTGAGGGTAAGTCTGTCTGGGGTACTTGTGCTGggatgatttttttggctAGAGATGTCCGTAACCAAGCAAATCTTTTAAAGCCTCTTGGAGCTCTTGATGTTGCTGTGGACAGAAATGCATTTGGAAGGCAATTGGACTCTTTCGTTTCTGATTGTGATTTCTCATTTTGGGGAACACAGGAGGATAGCTTTAGTGCAGTGTTTATCAGGGCTCCCATTGTAAGTGAGATCTACAATAATGAGAGGGTACAGGTACTGCATAAAGTTGAGAAGAACGGTCAAGAGTACATTGTTGCAGTAAGACAAGGGAAAATTCTAGGTACATCATTCCACCCAGAATTGGGGTCTGATATAAGATTTCACAATTGgttcattgaagaatttgtGTTGAAATAA
- the POP2 gene encoding CCR4-NOT core DEDD family RNase subunit POP2 (similar to Ashbya gossypii ABR119C): MQTISGQMTEFPDGEQFYLRQQAQQGHPGQQQPTGLPQMFSPQVNQGRLMTQQQHLLHGIDTGQDLQATYLLKQKMEAANAAFGHQQQSLQPQQAQQQLLTTGVINGPPGVSMVQTGVGGLAPPPGTLPPQLSINTGVRGTTIGLAPAAPVIHHPNHLLVREVWANNLTSEFASIRRLVDQYNFIALSTEFVGTIVRPIGNFRSKNDYHYQTMRTNIDLLNSVQIGLSLSDSQGNKPENTPSTWQFNFHFDVTKEMVSPESLDLLKKSGVVFDKHQNNGVEPYDFAQLLVDSGLLLSDEVTWVSFHAAYDFGFLINILTDTAMPNNKEDYEYWVQKFLPNFYDLNVISKSVQDLIQQRNQQLQQGQQYSLESLADEVGIPRFPLFNTTGGQSLLALLTFTRLSKFPFFKLPNGKTDLSQFKNSIYGINKE, translated from the coding sequence ATGCAAACTATCAGTGGGCAAATGACGGAGTTCCCTGATGGTGAACAGTTTTACCTTCGTCAGCAAGCACAGCAGGGGCATCCAGGCCAGCAACAACCTACAGGCTTACCGCAAATGTTCTCCCCCCAGGTTAATCAGGGTAGGTTAATGACgcaacagcagcatttATTACATGGTATTGATACTGGCCAGGATTTACAAGCGACATATTTgttaaaacaaaagatgGAGGCTGCAAATGCAGCTTTCGGCCATCAACAGCAATCTCTTCAACCGCAACAGGcgcaacaacaacttctgACAACTGGAGTCATAAATGGGCCGCCAGGGGTTTCAATGGTTCAAACAGGTGTTGGCGGCTTAGCACCTCCTCCTGGAACTTTACCTCCGCAGCTTTCTATTAATACTGGCGTGCGTGGTACGACCATCGGATTAGCACCTGCAGCCCCTGtaattcatcatccaaaCCATTTGCTGGTTCGTGAAGTATGGGCTAATAATTTAACTTCAGAGTTTGCGTCCATAAGAAGGTTGGTAGATCAATACAACTTCATTGCCTTGAGTACGGAGTTTGTAGGTACTATTGTGAGGCCTATCGGTAATTTTAGATCCAAGAATGATTATCACTACCAAACCATGAGGACAAATATCGATCTACTCAATTCAGTGCAAATTGGATTGTCACTAAGTGATTCTCAAGGTAATAAACCTGAAAATACACCTTCGACGTGGCAGTtcaattttcattttgatgTTACAAAGGAGATGGTTTCTCCCGAATCGTTagatcttttgaaaaagtcTGGCGTTGTATTTGACAAACACCAGAATAATGGTGTCGAGCCATACGATTTTGCTCAATTACTAGTTGATTCAGGGCTTTTGTTATCTGATGAAGTAACCTGGGTAAGCTTTCATGCTGCTTACGACTTTGGATTCCTGATTAACATATTGACAGATACTGCAATGcctaataataaagaagaCTATGAATATTGGGTTCAAAAGTTTCTTCCAAACTTTTACGATTTGAACGTAATTAGCAAGTCTGTCCAAGATTTGATACAACAACGCAATCAACAACTACAACAAGGCCAACAATACAGCTTAGAATCCCTAGCGGATGAAGTGGGAATTCCAAGATTTCCGCTCTTCAATACTACAGGCGGACAGAGTTTGTTGGCTTTACTAACGTTTACTCGGTTGTCTAAATtcccatttttcaaattacCCAATGGCAAGACTGATCTAAGCCAGTTCAAAAACTCCATCTACGGCATTAATAAAGAATGA